One window from the genome of Natronomonas pharaonis DSM 2160 encodes:
- a CDS encoding VWA domain-containing protein → MIDNGDGKSVSTPFGAVVGQERLKRALLTVATDDGLGGLLVAGEKGTAKSTLVRGLADLLPDQRVIADCPYRCPPDDPDSQCADCRERTDPPVETRPVPLVTLPLGATRERVVGTLSVSDALSGEANFEPGLLARANRGILYVDEVNLLDDHLVDVLLDAAASGENRVERDGVSVTHPAAFTLVGTMNPEEGDLRPQLRDRFALSVEVAGETDIEDRVAIIDGALGKAEPDDDTDSYRKRLQAARSLLPSVELTDEQKRDIADLCLDAGVDGHRADIATARAARALAALDGRPTVTDGDLQQAAAFALAHRMRSTPFEDAPDADSVIDDHFEDGNEAESGDEKTDDGETDAEGGADADSGGEAGSDGDGDAATDEDASAEPDSDGESGSEDGPGSEDTTDPSGGDGGDSSRQPAEGDADPSDDGGQGDASDDPKPSDDADEEATPLVPGQNRQAPGAADAPDVESPAVDTAGDTGSGSARTQRGDRGARVRTEPADTDDSAVDAAASVRAAAKHGRNRPTDRDLRRSVRAGDSEALVVFAVDASASMRPAMRSAKGVVLELLEGAYTERDSVAVVAFAGDDAEVLLPPTDSVTLAARHLKDLPTGDRTPLPAGLRTAAEVVDRADPDAAVVVVVSDGRANAADSPTADTEAAAAALAETDARVVCVDAGDEDSRGLLPAVADRTAGRLVPLAELTPERVDDELGRVSR, encoded by the coding sequence GTGATTGACAACGGGGACGGCAAAAGCGTTTCCACGCCGTTCGGCGCGGTGGTCGGACAGGAGCGGCTCAAGCGGGCGCTGTTGACCGTCGCGACCGACGACGGGCTGGGGGGGCTGTTGGTCGCCGGCGAAAAGGGGACGGCCAAGTCGACGCTCGTCCGCGGACTCGCGGACCTGCTCCCCGACCAGCGTGTCATCGCCGATTGCCCGTACCGCTGTCCGCCGGACGACCCTGACAGCCAATGTGCCGACTGCCGGGAGCGAACGGACCCACCGGTCGAGACCCGGCCGGTACCGCTCGTGACGCTGCCGCTGGGAGCGACCCGCGAGCGGGTCGTCGGGACGCTTTCAGTGTCGGACGCGCTGTCCGGCGAGGCGAACTTCGAGCCGGGACTGCTCGCTCGTGCCAACCGCGGCATCCTCTATGTCGACGAGGTCAACCTTCTCGATGACCACCTCGTCGACGTACTGCTCGATGCGGCCGCGTCCGGCGAAAACCGGGTCGAACGCGACGGCGTTAGTGTCACCCACCCCGCTGCGTTCACCCTTGTCGGGACGATGAACCCCGAGGAGGGCGACCTCCGGCCACAGCTCCGTGACCGCTTTGCCCTCTCGGTCGAGGTTGCCGGCGAGACCGACATCGAAGACCGGGTCGCCATCATCGACGGCGCACTCGGCAAAGCGGAGCCGGACGACGACACCGACAGCTACCGAAAGCGGCTACAGGCGGCCCGCTCGCTGCTTCCGTCGGTCGAGTTGACCGACGAACAAAAGCGGGACATCGCCGACCTCTGTCTCGACGCCGGCGTCGACGGCCACCGTGCCGACATCGCGACCGCCCGCGCCGCCCGCGCGCTTGCGGCCCTTGACGGCCGGCCGACGGTCACTGACGGTGACCTACAGCAGGCCGCGGCGTTTGCGCTTGCCCACCGGATGCGGTCGACCCCGTTCGAGGACGCTCCCGACGCCGACTCCGTCATCGACGACCACTTCGAGGACGGCAACGAGGCCGAATCGGGCGACGAGAAGACGGATGACGGTGAGACAGACGCTGAAGGCGGTGCCGACGCCGACAGCGGCGGCGAGGCGGGTTCGGACGGGGACGGCGATGCTGCGACAGATGAAGACGCCTCCGCCGAGCCGGACTCGGACGGCGAATCGGGCTCCGAAGACGGCCCCGGCAGCGAGGACACTACTGACCCATCGGGCGGCGACGGAGGCGACAGCTCCCGACAGCCGGCCGAGGGCGACGCCGACCCGTCGGATGACGGCGGCCAAGGGGACGCTTCGGACGACCCAAAGCCGTCAGATGACGCCGACGAGGAGGCGACGCCGCTCGTCCCCGGCCAAAACCGGCAGGCACCCGGAGCCGCCGATGCGCCGGACGTCGAATCGCCGGCCGTTGACACGGCAGGCGACACGGGTAGCGGCTCGGCACGGACCCAGCGCGGCGACCGAGGCGCACGCGTCAGAACGGAGCCGGCCGACACAGACGACAGTGCCGTTGATGCCGCGGCATCGGTCCGCGCCGCCGCAAAGCACGGCCGGAACCGGCCGACGGACCGCGACCTCCGACGGTCGGTCCGGGCGGGCGACAGCGAGGCGCTCGTCGTCTTCGCCGTTGATGCCAGCGCCTCGATGCGGCCGGCGATGCGCTCTGCGAAGGGCGTCGTTCTCGAGCTGCTGGAGGGGGCCTACACCGAACGCGACAGCGTCGCAGTCGTCGCGTTTGCCGGCGACGACGCCGAGGTGCTCTTGCCGCCGACGGATTCGGTGACGCTTGCGGCCAGACATCTCAAGGACCTCCCGACCGGCGACCGGACACCGCTCCCCGCAGGGCTCCGGACGGCTGCCGAAGTCGTCGACCGGGCTGACCCCGATGCCGCCGTCGTGGTGGTCGTCTCCGATGGCCGCGCCAACGCGGCCGACTCGCCGACCGCCGACACCGAGGCCGCCGCCGCTGCCCTCGCCGAGACGGACGCGCGGGTCGTCTGTGTTGATGCCGGCGACGAGGACAGCCGGGGGTTGCTCCCGGCGGTGGCCGACCGGACTGCCGGCCGGCTCGTTCCGCTCGCCGAGTTGACGCCGGAGCGGGTCGACGACGAGCTTGGCCGGGTCAGCCGATAG
- a CDS encoding CbtB domain-containing protein yields the protein MSSHETVIDRLELARSDLSLAQVAAALGFGAAIAFTLVFLQEPLVHDATHNFRHAAGIACH from the coding sequence ATGAGCTCACACGAGACTGTTATCGACCGACTTGAATTGGCCCGCAGCGACCTCTCGCTGGCGCAGGTGGCTGCTGCCCTCGGCTTCGGGGCAGCGATAGCGTTCACGCTCGTCTTCCTCCAAGAGCCGCTGGTGCACGACGCGACGCACAACTTCCGGCACGCCGCCGGTATCGCCTGCCACTGA
- a CDS encoding CbtA family protein → MISDYLQRGVAAGLTAGLAYALYMVTVGNPLTDYIHDAGHSHDDGGHGHDDGGHGHEHAAEAHEHAGHAVSETTTAIVSAGSGVLWGIFLGGVFAVALYVFEPALPGVGDVKAYVLAGAGFFSASVMPWLVLPPAAPGAENIYGIETRLAIYLGLVVAGAVVSALAIAVYNRASRRHVGLGVLAGAVPVVAAVVAIPVLSPTVVSHPGLDAELVSTYQALAALSQAALWLLIAGVFCRLEGRFGGEPARQRDDAVAT, encoded by the coding sequence ATGATATCCGACTACCTCCAGCGCGGCGTCGCCGCCGGTCTCACCGCCGGCCTCGCCTACGCGCTCTACATGGTCACTGTCGGGAACCCGCTGACCGACTACATCCACGACGCCGGCCACAGCCACGACGACGGCGGTCACGGCCACGACGACGGTGGTCACGGCCACGAACACGCCGCTGAGGCACACGAACACGCCGGCCACGCCGTTTCCGAGACGACGACGGCCATCGTTAGCGCCGGCAGCGGCGTCCTCTGGGGTATCTTCCTCGGTGGCGTCTTCGCTGTCGCGCTGTACGTCTTCGAACCAGCCCTTCCCGGCGTCGGCGATGTCAAGGCCTACGTGCTTGCTGGCGCGGGCTTTTTCAGCGCCTCCGTTATGCCGTGGCTGGTTCTCCCGCCGGCCGCTCCCGGCGCGGAGAACATCTACGGCATCGAGACGCGGCTGGCCATCTACCTCGGCTTGGTCGTCGCCGGTGCTGTCGTCTCCGCGCTCGCAATCGCCGTGTACAACCGCGCTAGCCGCCGTCACGTCGGCCTCGGTGTGCTCGCAGGCGCAGTCCCAGTCGTCGCCGCCGTTGTCGCTATCCCGGTCCTTTCGCCGACCGTGGTGTCTCATCCCGGCCTTGATGCCGAACTCGTCTCGACGTATCAGGCGCTCGCCGCGCTGAGTCAGGCCGCGCTCTGGCTTCTCATCGCCGGTGTCTTCTGTCGACTTGAGGGCCGCTTCGGTGGTGAGCCGGCCCGCCAGCGGGACGACGCCGTGGCAACGTAG
- a CDS encoding (2Fe-2S) ferredoxin domain-containing protein, with protein MQRRTDEQTTRLDAYVFVCTNARDSEYAACADAGPGAEATVEAVTEWLRERDVYWNGVGVSTTDCLGLCSEGGTALTIQPHDEWFSDVTPEDVPELLAEAFGPDAAQLD; from the coding sequence ATGCAACGACGGACCGACGAACAGACGACGCGGCTCGACGCCTACGTCTTCGTCTGCACCAACGCCCGCGACTCGGAGTACGCCGCCTGCGCCGACGCCGGCCCCGGTGCCGAGGCCACCGTCGAGGCCGTCACCGAGTGGCTCCGTGAACGCGACGTGTACTGGAACGGCGTCGGCGTCTCGACGACTGACTGTCTCGGTCTCTGCAGCGAGGGCGGGACGGCGCTGACGATACAGCCACACGACGAGTGGTTCTCCGATGTCACTCCCGAGGACGTTCCCGAACTACTCGCGGAGGCCTTCGGTCCGGACGCAGCACAACTCGACTGA
- a CDS encoding HVO_A0114 family putative DNA-binding protein, with the protein MSDDIVVRLAANGDEETLQFDGESVDRLCRPTSIELLRTVADEEPASIRETARLVDRDVRQVHDNLWKLGELGLVEFDRSGRGHRPVVDWDRIDVEIDV; encoded by the coding sequence ATGTCAGACGATATCGTCGTCCGGCTGGCGGCCAATGGTGACGAAGAGACGCTTCAGTTCGACGGCGAGTCGGTCGACCGGCTTTGCCGACCGACGAGCATCGAGTTGCTCCGGACGGTCGCCGACGAGGAGCCCGCAAGCATCCGCGAGACGGCGCGGCTCGTCGACCGTGATGTCCGGCAGGTCCACGACAATCTCTGGAAGCTCGGCGAACTCGGCCTCGTCGAGTTCGACCGCAGCGGCCGCGGCCACCGGCCGGTCGTCGATTGGGACCGTATCGACGTCGAAATAGACGTGTAG
- a CDS encoding outer membrane protein assembly factor BamB family protein: MSSDLTLSATAALGDIDPCGSRQAGRRSGVTLDGDGPVVGRADGTVAAFTHDGTERWTVDGTGSAVTLVSTGDGVLVGERSERGRIQCRSRNGKRRWQHDAADDVGGPTKDTRFFLPMVVDAAVGSDGTCFVAARRYERRNGGRGFESSVYAFARDGTLRWRYDADASPIGVAPLDEGDGVAVAYNRCPGGHDSGLVVLDDNGSERWTWDPKPGADRRVGDVAVADGSVVVTSHADYRGYRLTDGSVEWAVDLGRPQSDGGVYTYPNHVHATASGAVFLTGNTFPQEGRETDERHENEQTAFGYTPDGKRRWQAAVGGFAHEVGTDGERMLVPTAQHFRDCDPTVHGWTLFDVADGPVAAASTDGVVTAAAVDGERGAVVEEPVRYHVDETLRGEYSLRMLS; encoded by the coding sequence ATGAGTAGCGACCTGACACTGTCAGCGACGGCCGCCCTCGGAGACATCGACCCTTGCGGCTCCCGGCAGGCGGGCCGTCGCTCGGGGGTGACACTCGACGGCGACGGGCCGGTCGTCGGCCGCGCCGACGGGACCGTCGCGGCGTTCACACACGACGGGACCGAGCGCTGGACCGTCGATGGCACGGGAAGCGCAGTCACACTCGTTTCGACCGGCGACGGCGTACTCGTCGGCGAACGCTCCGAGCGCGGTCGAATACAGTGCCGCTCCCGGAATGGCAAAAGGCGCTGGCAGCACGACGCCGCCGACGATGTCGGTGGGCCGACGAAGGACACCCGGTTTTTCCTCCCGATGGTCGTCGACGCCGCCGTCGGCAGCGACGGCACCTGTTTCGTCGCTGCGCGCCGCTATGAGCGCCGTAACGGCGGCCGTGGCTTCGAGAGCAGCGTCTACGCGTTCGCACGCGACGGGACGCTCCGCTGGCGGTACGACGCCGACGCCTCGCCGATTGGAGTCGCGCCGCTCGACGAAGGGGACGGCGTCGCAGTCGCGTACAATCGCTGCCCGGGCGGCCACGACAGCGGGCTTGTCGTGCTCGACGACAACGGCAGCGAGCGCTGGACGTGGGACCCCAAACCGGGGGCCGACCGCCGGGTCGGGGACGTCGCCGTCGCCGACGGCAGTGTCGTCGTGACGAGCCACGCCGACTACCGCGGCTACCGACTCACCGACGGGAGCGTCGAGTGGGCCGTCGACCTCGGGCGGCCGCAGTCGGACGGCGGCGTCTACACGTATCCGAACCACGTCCACGCGACGGCGTCGGGGGCCGTCTTCCTGACCGGCAACACGTTTCCACAGGAGGGCCGCGAGACGGACGAACGCCACGAAAACGAGCAGACGGCGTTCGGCTACACGCCGGACGGCAAACGGCGCTGGCAGGCAGCCGTCGGCGGGTTCGCCCACGAAGTCGGCACGGACGGCGAGCGGATGCTCGTCCCGACTGCACAGCACTTCCGGGACTGCGACCCCACTGTCCACGGCTGGACGCTGTTCGATGTCGCCGATGGGCCGGTCGCCGCAGCATCGACCGACGGTGTCGTGACCGCCGCCGCAGTCGACGGCGAGCGCGGGGCTGTCGTCGAAGAGCCGGTCCGTTACCACGTTGATGAGACGCTACGCGGCGAATACTCGCTGCGAATGTTGTCATAA
- a CDS encoding DUF3209 family protein, with translation MSCHEIEALRLGLMNSLGIGDDATRRHARDELGDDPEPHIAALADAESLAACRRHLDTALVELEAEIAEADPEAPDYDYLRGRLVAVRDAENALERLLSHGDAFLDDLGESHHTLHEAFPVDE, from the coding sequence ATGAGCTGCCACGAAATCGAAGCGCTCCGACTCGGACTGATGAACAGCCTCGGCATCGGCGACGACGCCACGCGACGCCATGCCCGTGACGAACTGGGCGATGACCCGGAACCACACATCGCGGCGCTTGCCGACGCCGAAAGCCTCGCCGCGTGTCGCCGCCATCTGGATACGGCACTCGTCGAACTCGAAGCCGAAATCGCCGAGGCCGACCCCGAGGCCCCGGATTACGACTACCTCCGGGGACGGCTCGTCGCCGTCCGCGACGCCGAAAACGCCCTCGAACGGCTGCTGTCCCACGGTGACGCCTTCCTGGATGACCTCGGCGAGAGCCACCACACCCTTCACGAGGCGTTTCCCGTCGATGAGTAG
- a CDS encoding CbiX/SirB N-terminal domain-containing protein has protein sequence MLRPEPTAKAPTEHRAGGGGLMLDAEAVVLAGHGSRREKSNEQVRTLAAGLEGRLGFPVTAGFIELAEPSIPEAIESVAPSVSDVTVIPLSLFAASHVKADVPLVVNEARTEHTDVNVHNGRHLGVHPAIVELLDDRAAAVEAELNVDREDDDVVVVLCARGSSDPDSNGDVHKLARLLYEGRAFADVEAAFIGVTEPLLEPALHTVAKRRPDAVVVLPYMLGDGVLTERIRETTATFDDEYRYAEAACGDPLGTDDRLLTVLADRFEEARTGDVSMSCDTCKYKVELDGFEGEAGGARAMLRAMTHQAAHADRSDIDEEPHVHDAPDKHVTVCTNRTCADAGAATVLERLRQAVRDRGIDARITRSSCLDRCGDGPNVAVYPDNVWYGGVAPEDVDRIASSLERDRIVSELVDQTL, from the coding sequence CTGCTTCGCCCCGAGCCGACGGCGAAAGCTCCGACGGAGCATCGAGCAGGCGGAGGCGGACTAATGCTCGATGCGGAAGCCGTCGTGCTCGCGGGACACGGCTCTCGGCGGGAGAAGTCCAACGAACAGGTCCGGACGTTGGCTGCGGGGCTCGAAGGCCGACTCGGGTTTCCCGTCACCGCCGGATTCATCGAACTCGCCGAGCCGTCAATCCCCGAGGCCATCGAGTCGGTCGCGCCGTCGGTTTCCGATGTCACCGTCATCCCACTGTCGCTGTTTGCAGCCAGTCACGTCAAGGCCGACGTGCCGCTCGTGGTCAACGAGGCCCGTACCGAGCATACCGATGTGAATGTCCACAACGGACGGCATCTCGGCGTCCACCCCGCCATCGTCGAGCTGCTCGACGACCGGGCGGCGGCTGTCGAGGCTGAGCTGAATGTCGACCGCGAGGACGACGATGTCGTCGTGGTGCTGTGTGCTCGGGGGTCGTCCGACCCGGACTCCAACGGCGACGTACACAAGCTCGCTCGACTGCTCTACGAGGGGCGAGCGTTCGCGGACGTGGAAGCGGCGTTTATCGGCGTGACCGAACCGCTGCTGGAGCCGGCGCTTCATACCGTTGCCAAACGCCGTCCCGATGCCGTCGTCGTGCTGCCGTACATGCTGGGCGACGGCGTACTGACAGAGCGTATCCGCGAGACGACGGCGACGTTCGACGACGAGTACCGCTACGCCGAGGCCGCCTGCGGGGACCCGCTCGGGACCGACGACCGGTTGCTGACGGTGCTTGCCGACCGCTTCGAGGAGGCCCGGACGGGTGACGTCTCGATGTCGTGTGACACCTGCAAGTACAAGGTCGAGTTGGACGGCTTCGAAGGGGAAGCCGGCGGCGCTCGCGCGATGTTGCGCGCGATGACACATCAGGCGGCCCACGCCGACCGCTCCGACATCGACGAGGAGCCGCACGTCCACGACGCGCCGGACAAACACGTCACCGTCTGTACGAACCGTACCTGCGCCGACGCCGGCGCGGCGACGGTCCTCGAACGGCTCCGACAGGCCGTCAGAGACCGCGGTATCGATGCTCGCATCACCCGGTCGTCGTGTCTCGACCGCTGCGGTGACGGGCCGAACGTCGCCGTCTATCCCGACAACGTCTGGTACGGGGGTGTCGCCCCCGAAGACGTAGACCGTATCGCTTCGTCGCTGGAACGTGACCGCATCGTTTCCGAACTCGTTGACCAGACATTATGA